From Campylobacter showae:
AAAAATAAAAACATAGACGTCGCTTTTGAGATGCTTGGAGGCGATAAGCAAAAATATGCGGATGGCCTGGATAAAAAAACTCGTTCGGGTGAATTGATTAAAGCTATAAAATGGAATGATAAAATGTGGGAGTTAAGGCATTACAAAGGAGTGTTAGAAACAGCATTTTATAGCGCTAACATCAAGTGCGCAAATTTAAGCGAAGACGAAATAAAGCTGATATTTGCCGGTGCCCAGCCTATATCGGGTAAATTTTCCGCATCCAAAAGCGTTCAAGAAGCTATCGTGAAAATCGTCGGTAGAGTGCACGGAGGCGTAAATAAGCAAGATATACAGAAGCTTGTCCAGGCTCAGCAGTACAAAGATCGTAGGATGGCTGACGTCGTAAATAAATCTGCAAATTTCGCTTTGCTTATAGCTGGGAGGTATCACGTCCAAAAGGACATAGGGGTGCCGCTTCATCTTATGGATTTTAAAACGAAAAAGAAATTTAAAACTTTGTTTTTAGGCTTTGATGGCGACGATACGAGTGCTAAAGAGGTTGATTATCTATGGAAATTTAAATAAAGGTACGAGATGGCTAAAATTTTAGTGATTATTTTTTCTTTTTGTTTGTTGTTTGGTGAAAATAACGTAAGCGAATTTGAAAAATCAAGCGATAGCCAAGTAGCGTTTGATGTAAATTCATCTCAAACTGGCTTGAAATTTGGCGCGGAACAAAATTTGACCGACATCGCCTCAAATTCTCAGGCGCCGAGCATAGATTTGTCATTTATTTCGCTTTTTAAGAACGCACATATAGTCGTAAAGATTGTTATATGCGTTTTGATTTTATTTTCCGTCATTACGTGGACGATTTTTATCGTCAAATTTATCCAGTTTAAGCTGGCATTTCGTAGACTCAAATTTGACGAAAACACTGTAAAAGATGCGTCTGATTGGCGGGTTTTAAAGTTAAAGAAAAAGAGTTTTGCAGTGGATTTTATAAGAGAACTTGAGGATGAGAGCAAAAAAAGCGTCAAATTTGACGAAAATATGAAATCGCGAGTAAAACAAAGGCTTGATCTTAAAAAATCGTCGCTCGCGAACGTGATGAGAGGGTGGGTTGGAGTGCTCGCTAGCATCGGCTCGTCTGCACCTTTTGTCGGGCTTTTTGGGACGGTTTGGGGCATAATGAACAGCTTTGTGGGTATAGCAAACAGCAACAACGCCAGCCTAAGCGTGGTGGCTCCTGGTATTGCAGAGGCGCTTTTTGCCACAGCTCTTGGACTCGTAGCCGCGATACCAGCAGTTTTGGTTTATAACTATCTGGTGCGGTGTAGCGTTAAATTTAATGCTCATTTAGGGCTGCTTAGTTCTCAAATTTATTTGATATTTGATAGACTGGCTGCGGAAAATGAATAGCGAAGAAGAGCTAAGCGAGATAAACGTAACGCCTTTTATCGACGTTATGCTAGTACTTTTGATTATATTTATGGTAGTTACGCCCATAGTAACCAGTTCTGTGAAAGTCGAGCTGCCAAAATCTGTTGCCAAACAAAAAGAGGATGTAAATAAGCCTATAATCTTAAGCATAAACGATAAATTCGAAATTTATTTGGGCAGTCAAGCCGTTTTAGCGGAGAATATCGCGCAGGCGCTGGATATAAAAAGCGGACGCAACTATGAGGCGATAGTGTATTTTCACGTCGATAAAAGCGTGCCTTATGAGATTTTGATCAATGCCGTCGAGCGAGTGAAGATAGCCGGATATACCAAAATAGCCTTTTCGACAAAGGTTGTAAACTGATGAAAATTCCACGTCTTGCTTGGGTATTTGCTTTTATTCTTGCTTCAGCGTTGCATGCGGCGCTTTTTGTTTTTATCGCAAATAGCGGCAAGGCTATAAATTTGGAGCAGAATTTCGGTGGCTTTGATTATCCGATAAAAAACGACCAAATCGAGTCGATTATGATAATTTCAGATCTGTCGATAGGCGATTTCAAAGAGATCGCCGTAAATTCTCAAAAATCCTCCGCACCGCAACCTGAAGAAACAGAGGCCAAAGAAGAGGAAAAGCCAGAGGTAGCCTCGTTAGAGGAGATAAAATCTCAAATCGAAGTCGTAAAAAAACAGGAAACGCCAAAAAAAATAAAACCTAAAATAAAACCGAAGAAAATAGTAAAAAAACCAGTAAAAATCGCCAAGGAAACAAACAAAAAAAGCAATGAAGACACACAAAAAGTTTCAAATTTGGACTCGGATATAAACTCCGTAGCCAAGGATAACGTAGCTTCGGCGCCCGTTAGCGGTAGCGGAACTAGGATAGTCGGCAGTTTTGCAGGTTCCGGCGCAGATAAAAAAAGTTGGCAAGGTATGGTTGTGTCCCACTTAAACAAGCACAAAAAATACCCGAGCGACGCTCTTCTAAGTGGATTTGAAGGTGTCGTTTACGTAAAAGTAAAAATAGCAGCTAACGGCGAAGTGCTAAGCGTTTTATTGACTAAAGGGAGCAAATTTGAGATTTTAAACAACGAAGCGACGGAGCTTTTTAGCCGCGCTTCACCCCTGCCGTCACCTCCTAGTGAAATGATGGGCTCAGATCACGATCTGACGTTAAATTTTCCAATCGAATTTAATATAAAAAAATATAAAGCCTCAAAAAAATAAATTTATCTATCGTGCCATAGTTTAAAAAGAGTTAAATAAAGATAACCGGTATAAGTAAAAATTTATATATGCGGTGATACAATTCTTAAATGATAAGATAATGATTTTGATACGGCTTACCATATAGTCATAGAAGTTATCGACGCTTTCAAATTTAAGCCGCCTGACGTCCGCGTATAAAAAATAATCTAGAAGGAAGCATTATGAATAGTTTTAAATTTAACATAGCTTGCATATTGGCTATTTGTTTAGCGAGCGCTGACGCAAAAGACGTCGATTTTAGTACCTTGGAAGTCTCGGCTACTGAGGTCAAAAATAGCGAAAAGGCGTTTTCGACGCCTGGAGCCGTTAGTTCGCGAGAGGATATTAGAAGCGAAAATCAAAGTATAGACTCCGTAGTCAGAAGCTTGCCAGGCAGCTACACGCAAATAGACCAATCCCAGGGCAGCGTGTCCGTAAATATCCGCGGGCTTACAGGGCTTGGGCGCGTAAACACGATGATAGATGGAGTTACACAGACTTATTACGGTACGTCGAGCGATACGGGTGGGGTTCATAACTTTACCGGCAACATTGGCACTTCAGCCTTTGGAGCACTCATAGATCAAAATTTCCTAGTAGGTATAGACATCGAGAGAGGAAGTTTTAGCGGTGCTCAAAACGGACTTATGGGAAGTGCGAATTTTAGAACCATAGGCATAAATGACGTTATAACTGACGACCACATTTTTGGCTTTTTAGGTAGATATAGCTATGGCTCAAACGGCGTGGGGCCAAGCTATATGGGTAGTGTCGCGGCAAAAAAAGAATTTGACGGCGGACAAAGCCTGGGCGTACTTTTTGGATATAGCGGTAAAAAAATCTCGCAAGACTATAAGATAGGCGGCGGTGGCAAAATAAAAGACAATGATAAAGACATCGACGGAGACGGCATGCCTGATTTGCCTACGGCGTTAGATACCGATTCGCTGGAGCAGCGTCCTAAAAGCTATCTTTTTAAGCTGGAATACGATAGTGAGATAAACAAAGCTATTTTGACATACAGGAGGTATAGCAATTATCTAGCTAAAAGAGATATAACCAGCGACAACTATCAGCTTGATTATCGTTTTGATCCGTATTCTGACCTGATCGATATAAATTTGCTCTTATCTTATAATAAAATCAGACAAATTTACGATAAAAAAGCAAGACTGGCGTGGGCGGATCTTGAAAAAGGGATGAAATTTAAAAATAGTTCTCTGGTTTTTGATCTTAGCAATACCTTTTTGTTTGATATAACAGATAAGCTTAAATTTAGCTCAAAACTAGGCATAAATGCCCTAAATAACGAATATAAACGCATTACGGGAGACGAGGCGTACTCTACGCTTAGAACGGCGTATCCTATACCAAACGGTAAACAAAAGATATTTAATTATTATTTAGATAATTCGCTTGAGTACGACATTTTTACCTTCGATGCAAATTTAAATCTCGTAAATTGGAAAACGAGCGGTATAAAAGGCAAATGCTTAGCAGGGAATCCTTACTGCTCTCCACAAGAGGCCGGAGACTTTAAAAGAAAAGATACCGATTTAAACTATTCTCTTATGGCTTCAGCCAAGATTGACGAGTTGTTTTCGCCGTTTATCAGCTACGAAAGGACGACTAGGCCGCTAAACGTACAGGAACTTTTTTCTTCCGGCTCTGTTTATGAAGATATAAACACCGGGCTAAAACCAGAAACGGCAAAAACCTATCAGATCGGCTTTAATAGCCACAAGCACGGTATTTTTTCAGACGATGACGTTTTTGGGCTTAAAGCTGTTTACTATAACACTAAAATAAAAAATTTTATCTACGACAGGATAATCGGCTACACAAATGCTGGCGGCGACGTTACGATGTTTTTGGCTAGATTAAATGACAAAGCCACCTTAAAAGGCTTTGAGCTTGAGTTTTTATACGATATGGACGTATTTTACGCCAAAGCCTCATACACTCGTCAAAAATCCTCCTATCAGCCCTCAGATAGTTTTGCGCTAGACTGGACGAACGGACCTGCTAGTGGAACTACACAGTTTAGCGAACTGCCGAAATATTACGCTACGATAGACGTTGGAACTAGGCTTTTTAATGAAAAGTTAGTTATTGGTTCTATAGCCAAAATTACTGGTAAGGCAAAAAGGATAAATCCTAAATTTAACTGGGGTGCTTTTGACGAAAATGATCCGAGATTTAAGATTATCAATACGCAAGAACTGCCAAAAATCCCGACTATTTTCGATTTTTACCTCACCTTCGAGCCGATTAAAAATTTAACCTTTAAATTTGAAGTGCAAAACATATTCGACAAAAACTACATGGATGCGCTTTATACTTATAACTCATCTTACTCAAGCGACGTATTTAACGACGATATCACTATCTTTAACAATGCTGCCAGGGGTAGGACGATACTGGGAAGTTTTGAGTATAGATATTAAATTTAACGACCGAGTCGCCGCGATAAAAGCGGCGCTCTTGGTTTCTGCTCTAAAATTGACCTACATAATCTTTTTTTGCTAAATTTGACTGCATATAAATTTAAGCCTATTTTGCTACTATTTCAGACGAAATTTAGCTCAAAATGGAGAATACGTGAAAAAATTGATCTTTGTTACGGTGCTTTGGGCGTTTAGTTTTAGCCTCATCGGCGAGTTTTTGGCGGGGCGAGTGGATAGCTACTTCGCCGCATTTTCGCGCGTAGCGCTAGCGCTTGGCGTATTTTTGCCCTTTATGATTAAGGATTTTATCGTGCAAAATCTCGCCCTCTACGCCAAAGTAGCCGCGATCGGCGCGATTCAGATCGGCGCGATGTATATCTTTTACTACAACTCGTTTGCCTACCTTAGCGTCGCCGAGGTCGCGCTCTTTACGATATTTACGCCGTTTTACGTGAGCGTGGTTTACGATGTGCTCGCAGGTAGGCTTAGGCTGCTGTATCTGTTTAGCGTTGGCACGGCGGTTTTAGGCGCGCTCATCATCAAGTACGGTAACGTAAATAGCGGCTTTTGGCACGGATTTTTGCTCGTGCAGGGGGCAAATTTATGCTTTGGCGTCGGACAGAGTGCGTATAAATTTTTGCTAGAAAAGCGCGATTTTAACGAGCAAAGAGGGGTTTTTGGCTACTTTTTCGTAGGGGCCGCGGCGGTTACGGGCATAGCCTTTGCTATGTTTGGCAATCCTGAAAAAATCAACCTCGACCTCACGCAAGGCGCAGTACTGCTTTGGCTAGGCATCGGAGCTAGCGGTCTAGGATACTTTTTATGGAACAAAGGCGCATGCGAGGTAGATAGCGGCACTCTAGCTATCATGAATAACGCTCTCATACCTGCGGCCATCATCGTAAATTTAGTATTTTGGCACAAAGACGCGGACATACTAAGACTCTGCCTAGGCGGTACTGTGATTTATATCTCGCTACTCATTCACAACAAAATCATCGCACACTATGAGCGAGCAAGCGTAGAGGCAAAATAGCTAAATTTGAAGCCAAATTTAGCTAAAATTTAAAACTAGCGGCGAGATAAAACATTGCCGCTTTGGGTTGGCTTGCGGTAAGTATTTTAAGATTGAGTTTTAAAGTATTAATATACATAGCGCTTTATTTATTTTGGCTAAACTTATATGCTTATGTTTGAGCAGTAGTTTAGTGGCCTATTTTACCACGCGATAAAATGAGATCACCTATACAAGGAAACCTTTGTGGAAGGGGGTAGAAAATAAGAAAGTTTGAGATAGCTATACGTTAAACTCAAGCGCAAATTTGACGCGCCAAAGAGTCCGTCAAATTTGCAAATTATACTATCTCTAAAACCGCGGTAATGTCGGCCATGCCTTGCGTGTACATCGCTGACGTAACGAGTGCGTCCGCGCCGGCGCTAGCAAATTCTCGGACGTTTTTTAGATTTATCCCGCCGCTTGCGACTAGGGCTGCGTTTGGAGCGATTTTATCTCGCAAGTCTACTGCTCGCTTTACCGCTTCTAGCGTAAATTTATCGCACTGCACGACGTCGGTGCCCGCTCTTAAAAGCGCTTCGCAGTCGTCTAAATTTTCGCATTCGGCGGCGATTTTACGTTCGGGAGCTTTTGCTTTAAAGGTTGAAATTTGAGCCAAAAACTCATCATACGAATCGTAAGCCTTGATGTGATTTTTAAAAAACAGCACGCTATCGCTCAAATTTAGTCTATGTATGCCGCAGCCGCCCTCAAGCACGGCTTTTAGGCAAAATTTCTTAGCAAACGGGAAACTCTTGCGCGTGGCTAGGATTTCGCATTTTGGATTTACGTTTTTTGCCGCCTCGTTCATCGCTCTTGCGTAGGTGGCGATCTTGCAGGCGTACTCTAGGCAAATTTGCGCTAACTTCCAGGCTTTGTGTACGCCGTCGTAGCTGCCGCTGATTTTTACGATCGGCTCTTTTGCGGCTACGACGGCGGAGTTTGGGACGCAAATTTGTGCCTTGCAGTCTAGCAAACGCGCGACACCCGCCGCTACGTCTACGCAGCTAACCGTCACGTCCTCGCGCGGCAGTATGGTTAAAACGGCGTTTTTACGGATGCCTTGAAGCGAGGTTGTAAGATCAAAGTAGGGCAGGTCTTCGCCGATGTAGGCTAAAATTTCTGCATCACTTATCTTGATCATCGCTTGCTAGCCTTTTTGCCTCGGCGTTTTTCTTATTTGCGTTTACGATCATATTTCTAAAGATGCCGTTTTCGTAAAGCCCCGCGTGATAGAGCGAAAAGCCCACGAATGCGATACCTGCGATCGTATGTAGCTTCTCGCAGCGGCTTTTGTTTCTGCCTTTAAGTCCCAGCGCCGTTAGGCAAACTGTGGCTAGAGTGACGCTCATGCCGATTTTTGCGACTTTTCTATGGGTTTGTAAATTTAAAAGTTGTCCGTTTATGTTCATTTTTTTCTCCAGCAAGTTGTGTTTGCGATGCCTATGCTTTCAGGGTCAAATTCCGGATTTAGCCCCGCTTTTCTTTGCGATTCGTAGTCTTTTAGGGCTTTTATCATGACTTTTGATAGCATAAAGATCGCAGCGATATTTATCGTAGCCATCGCCGCCATCGTGATATCGGCGATATTCCAGGAGATAGTTAGGTTCATCTGCGCTCCGACAAATATCATCGCGACCGCCGTTAGCTTAAAGGCTATGGCGATTTTGTGGTTTTTGGTGAGGTATTTGATATTTGCCTGTGCGTAGTAGTAGTTGCCGATCAGCGACGTGATAGCAAAAAGTACCACCGCAAGCGTCGTAAAGTGTAGCCCTATCTCGCCGAAGTACTCGCGCATAGCAGCCTGAACTAAAGGAAGAGCGGTGAGCGGCTCGCCGCCGGCATCCGTTTGCTTTGTGATATAAGCCTGCGAGAAAAGCACTATCATACCGGAAGCCACGCAGATCGTCATATCTATAAAAACCGCCATCGCCTGCACGAGTCCTTGCTTTACGGGGTGGCTAGTGTGGGCAGCGGCTGCTGCGTTTGGCGCAGAACCCATGCCCGCTTCGTTTGAAAACAGTCCGCGCTTGATACCGTAGACGATCACGCTACCGGCAAATCCGCCGAATATCGCCTTAAAATCAAAGGCGCTTTTTATAATCATATCAAAGACGGACGGGAGCTTGTCTAAATTTAAGCATATCGCGATAAAGGCTAGCAAGATATAAGCAAGCGCCATAAAAGGCACGATATAAGAGCTAACCTTGCCGATGACGTGACTCTTACTAAAAAACATCACCGCCGCAAATGCTGTTAGGATAATACCGATACCCACGGGTAGGCCGCTATCGCTAAAGCTCGTAGCACCCGCGCTTTGGTCGTAGTAAATTTGAAAGGCGGAGGTCATGGTGTAGCTTTGCAGGCCGTTAAATCCGTATGCGTACGTGATGATGAGAATGACGGCAAAAAGACTTGCCATCCACTTGATGCCTAGGCCGTTTTTGATGTAGTATGCCGGGCCGCCCTTAAAGCCGAATACGTCTTTGGTCTTGTAAATTTGAGCTAGCGTACTCTCGGCAAATGCTGAAGCCGCGCCCAAAAACGCCATCAAACACATCCAAAATAGCGCGCCAGGTCCTCCAGCTACGATAGCGGCGGAGATGCCGGCGATATTTCCGATGCCCACGCGCGAGGCGGTGGAGATCATAAGCGCTTGAAAAGGCGTGAGGTGGTGCTTGTTGTATTTGTCCTTTTTCTCGACTAGGACTTTGCACGCCTCGAAAAACATCCTAAACTGCACGAATCTAGTAATATAGCTAAAATAAATACCGGTAAGAACGAGCACGATAACCAAAAAATAGCCGTATAAAAAGTCGTTGGCTAGCGACATCTCGTCGTTCATAAATTTTAAAATTTTATCTATCAACCGTCATTCCTTCAAATTTACTTCGCGCCTATCTTGACGCCTTTCATCGAATTTGCCAGCAGTCCGATCGTCGTGCCGTTGTGTAAAACGGCTGTGGCGATAGGGTTAAAAAGGCCAAACGTAGCGCCCGCTAAGATGAGCGAGTTTATGCCGACGGTGGCGTTAAAATTCGTATTTATCAGCCTCATAGTTTTATTTGCGACGTCTTTTGCAACGGCGACTGAGCCGATGTCGTCTTTTAGTAGGCTGATGTCGGCGGTGGCTTTTGCGATATCGGCGCCCTTTTGCATGCTGATACCTACGTGCGCCTTGGTGAGGCTTGGCGCATCGTTGATACCGTCTCCGACGAAGGCTACTTTTTTACCTTCGGCTTTTAGCTGCTCGATAATGCCTGCTTTATCGGTAGGTAGGCAGTTTGCATAGACTCTATCGATACCTAGCTCGCTTGCTACCTGATCGGCTTTAGATTGCACGTCGCCCGTTAGCATGATTAACTCTTTTACGCCGAGTTTTCGTAGCTTTGCTAGCGTTTGCGCGGCGTTTTCTCGCATGGTGTCGCGCATGGCGATGACGCCTAAGAGCTCCTTGTCGTAGCCTACGTAAAGCAGCGTGAGCCCGCTATCTACTTCGCTTTTTATGATTTCTTCGTGTTTGCTAAATGAAATTTGCTCGTCGTCCTCTAAAAAATGCCGCGAGCCGATCACGACCTCTTTGCCGCCTACGTATGTTTTTACGCCGTGAGCGACGATAAACTCGACCTCGTCGTGGTGAATGTGATGAAAGCCTATCTCTCTAGCGGCCTTTACGATAGCCTCGGCTACCGGGTGGAAGTAGTGCTCCTCTGCGCTTGCGGTCAAATTTAAGAGCTGCGCCTCGGTAAATTCTTTTTTAAACGAGTGAACCTTGACGACGCTTAGGCTGCCGTGCGTTAGCGTGCCCGTTTTATCAAAGACGAAAGTATCGGCGCTCGCTAGCGCTTCGATAGCTTTGGCGCCCTTTATCAGTACGCCGTTGCGGCCGGCTTTTGAGATGCTTGATTTAAATGCTACGGGTGTGGCTAGCTTTAGTGCGCAGGAGTAGTCCGCCTGCAAGACGCTAGCTACGCGCGTCATATCGCGGCTAAGCAGATACGAAACGCCGGCTAGACTTAACGTCACAGGCACTAGTTTGTCGGCTAGCTTCGTGGCCTTTAGTCCGACGGCCGATTTTTCGTTTAGC
This genomic window contains:
- a CDS encoding ChaN family lipoprotein — encoded protein: MNTLKIVIFLIFALFLVGCSGKYEVTPQKLDDIKATAKIVNLSTNKTMDFDGFIVEVLDADILLVGELHDDFDHHLAEILLIKALSKNKNIDVAFEMLGGDKQKYADGLDKKTRSGELIKAIKWNDKMWELRHYKGVLETAFYSANIKCANLSEDEIKLIFAGAQPISGKFSASKSVQEAIVKIVGRVHGGVNKQDIQKLVQAQQYKDRRMADVVNKSANFALLIAGRYHVQKDIGVPLHLMDFKTKKKFKTLFLGFDGDDTSAKEVDYLWKFK
- a CDS encoding MotA/TolQ/ExbB proton channel family protein, producing the protein MAKILVIIFSFCLLFGENNVSEFEKSSDSQVAFDVNSSQTGLKFGAEQNLTDIASNSQAPSIDLSFISLFKNAHIVVKIVICVLILFSVITWTIFIVKFIQFKLAFRRLKFDENTVKDASDWRVLKLKKKSFAVDFIRELEDESKKSVKFDENMKSRVKQRLDLKKSSLANVMRGWVGVLASIGSSAPFVGLFGTVWGIMNSFVGIANSNNASLSVVAPGIAEALFATALGLVAAIPAVLVYNYLVRCSVKFNAHLGLLSSQIYLIFDRLAAENE
- a CDS encoding biopolymer transporter ExbD; protein product: MNSEEELSEINVTPFIDVMLVLLIIFMVVTPIVTSSVKVELPKSVAKQKEDVNKPIILSINDKFEIYLGSQAVLAENIAQALDIKSGRNYEAIVYFHVDKSVPYEILINAVERVKIAGYTKIAFSTKVVN
- a CDS encoding energy transducer TonB, with amino-acid sequence MKIPRLAWVFAFILASALHAALFVFIANSGKAINLEQNFGGFDYPIKNDQIESIMIISDLSIGDFKEIAVNSQKSSAPQPEETEAKEEEKPEVASLEEIKSQIEVVKKQETPKKIKPKIKPKKIVKKPVKIAKETNKKSNEDTQKVSNLDSDINSVAKDNVASAPVSGSGTRIVGSFAGSGADKKSWQGMVVSHLNKHKKYPSDALLSGFEGVVYVKVKIAANGEVLSVLLTKGSKFEILNNEATELFSRASPLPSPPSEMMGSDHDLTLNFPIEFNIKKYKASKK
- a CDS encoding TonB-dependent receptor domain-containing protein: MNSFKFNIACILAICLASADAKDVDFSTLEVSATEVKNSEKAFSTPGAVSSREDIRSENQSIDSVVRSLPGSYTQIDQSQGSVSVNIRGLTGLGRVNTMIDGVTQTYYGTSSDTGGVHNFTGNIGTSAFGALIDQNFLVGIDIERGSFSGAQNGLMGSANFRTIGINDVITDDHIFGFLGRYSYGSNGVGPSYMGSVAAKKEFDGGQSLGVLFGYSGKKISQDYKIGGGGKIKDNDKDIDGDGMPDLPTALDTDSLEQRPKSYLFKLEYDSEINKAILTYRRYSNYLAKRDITSDNYQLDYRFDPYSDLIDINLLLSYNKIRQIYDKKARLAWADLEKGMKFKNSSLVFDLSNTFLFDITDKLKFSSKLGINALNNEYKRITGDEAYSTLRTAYPIPNGKQKIFNYYLDNSLEYDIFTFDANLNLVNWKTSGIKGKCLAGNPYCSPQEAGDFKRKDTDLNYSLMASAKIDELFSPFISYERTTRPLNVQELFSSGSVYEDINTGLKPETAKTYQIGFNSHKHGIFSDDDVFGLKAVYYNTKIKNFIYDRIIGYTNAGGDVTMFLARLNDKATLKGFELEFLYDMDVFYAKASYTRQKSSYQPSDSFALDWTNGPASGTTQFSELPKYYATIDVGTRLFNEKLVIGSIAKITGKAKRINPKFNWGAFDENDPRFKIINTQELPKIPTIFDFYLTFEPIKNLTFKFEVQNIFDKNYMDALYTYNSSYSSDVFNDDITIFNNAARGRTILGSFEYRY
- a CDS encoding EamA family transporter, with amino-acid sequence MKKLIFVTVLWAFSFSLIGEFLAGRVDSYFAAFSRVALALGVFLPFMIKDFIVQNLALYAKVAAIGAIQIGAMYIFYYNSFAYLSVAEVALFTIFTPFYVSVVYDVLAGRLRLLYLFSVGTAVLGALIIKYGNVNSGFWHGFLLVQGANLCFGVGQSAYKFLLEKRDFNEQRGVFGYFFVGAAAVTGIAFAMFGNPEKINLDLTQGAVLLWLGIGASGLGYFLWNKGACEVDSGTLAIMNNALIPAAIIVNLVFWHKDADILRLCLGGTVIYISLLIHNKIIAHYERASVEAK
- the modD gene encoding ModD protein, with protein sequence MIKISDAEILAYIGEDLPYFDLTTSLQGIRKNAVLTILPREDVTVSCVDVAAGVARLLDCKAQICVPNSAVVAAKEPIVKISGSYDGVHKAWKLAQICLEYACKIATYARAMNEAAKNVNPKCEILATRKSFPFAKKFCLKAVLEGGCGIHRLNLSDSVLFFKNHIKAYDSYDEFLAQISTFKAKAPERKIAAECENLDDCEALLRAGTDVVQCDKFTLEAVKRAVDLRDKIAPNAALVASGGINLKNVREFASAGADALVTSAMYTQGMADITAVLEIV
- a CDS encoding helicase, encoding MNINGQLLNLQTHRKVAKIGMSVTLATVCLTALGLKGRNKSRCEKLHTIAGIAFVGFSLYHAGLYENGIFRNMIVNANKKNAEAKRLASDDQDK
- a CDS encoding alanine/glycine:cation symporter family protein, producing MNDEMSLANDFLYGYFLVIVLVLTGIYFSYITRFVQFRMFFEACKVLVEKKDKYNKHHLTPFQALMISTASRVGIGNIAGISAAIVAGGPGALFWMCLMAFLGAASAFAESTLAQIYKTKDVFGFKGGPAYYIKNGLGIKWMASLFAVILIITYAYGFNGLQSYTMTSAFQIYYDQSAGATSFSDSGLPVGIGIILTAFAAVMFFSKSHVIGKVSSYIVPFMALAYILLAFIAICLNLDKLPSVFDMIIKSAFDFKAIFGGFAGSVIVYGIKRGLFSNEAGMGSAPNAAAAAHTSHPVKQGLVQAMAVFIDMTICVASGMIVLFSQAYITKQTDAGGEPLTALPLVQAAMREYFGEIGLHFTTLAVVLFAITSLIGNYYYAQANIKYLTKNHKIAIAFKLTAVAMIFVGAQMNLTISWNIADITMAAMATINIAAIFMLSKVMIKALKDYESQRKAGLNPEFDPESIGIANTTCWRKK
- a CDS encoding heavy metal translocating P-type ATPase; this encodes MTPKNNVRIAHLTKNRVRFVSERIGEDCDESRLEAQISEFRYAKSVRVNKKAKSIIVGFESNLNEIKEFIENLPIANFNKRKNSPSKAEIYKAATALAITPLINNNGVKAMASLIAAAPLLKEGASEAVNEGITSKVLEATAVGVSLARRDFLAANSTNLMLTIGEYMEESAVHRSDDLIKELARPNIEEVWIEINDHGKKSLKKIPTVDIKVGDIVVVGTGESIGIDGYIVEGTASVNQVSMTGEAEPVKKERGDRVMSGTVVEDGRIKIWAESIAAESATARIKSYIQSSLNEKSAVGLKATKLADKLVPVTLSLAGVSYLLSRDMTRVASVLQADYSCALKLATPVAFKSSISKAGRNGVLIKGAKAIEALASADTFVFDKTGTLTHGSLSVVKVHSFKKEFTEAQLLNLTASAEEHYFHPVAEAIVKAAREIGFHHIHHDEVEFIVAHGVKTYVGGKEVVIGSRHFLEDDEQISFSKHEEIIKSEVDSGLTLLYVGYDKELLGVIAMRDTMRENAAQTLAKLRKLGVKELIMLTGDVQSKADQVASELGIDRVYANCLPTDKAGIIEQLKAEGKKVAFVGDGINDAPSLTKAHVGISMQKGADIAKATADISLLKDDIGSVAVAKDVANKTMRLINTNFNATVGINSLILAGATFGLFNPIATAVLHNGTTIGLLANSMKGVKIGAK